The window TTTTTTGATCACACCCTGGCGGGAAAGTTGATTTAAAAAGGTGGATACCGTCTGCCGGGTGGAACCCACCAGAAAGGCAATTTGTTCCACCGAAAGATCAATTTTAATGATGATGCCCCCGTCTGCACCGGGAGTCCCGTGTTTTTTTGCCTCGTTGACTAAAAGCCCGACCAGCCGGCTGTTGACGTCTTTAAAGATCAGGTTCTCGATAATGGTAAATGAGTTTTTCAGCATGCTGCCCAGTATGCCCACCATGGCTTTTGCCACTTCCGGATCATCCAGCATTTTTTGCCCGAAGGTTTGAGTATCTGCGGCCAGTACGTCAATGTCATCCAGGGCCTGCACAAAGGCACGCGTGTGAGAAGAGTAGATATCGCCTTGGGAGAGAATGCCGATATTAAATTCTTTATCCTCATATCCCAGATATACCCTGGCTCGTCCCCCGGCCACGATAAAAATCTGGTTTTCACCGCCGTCGGGCTGACAGATAAAAGCCCCTTTGGGATAGCTGCGTTTTTTCAAAACAGCATACAACTCAGCAAATTCCGGTCGCTGGAGGTGTGCCAGAAGATTTTCTTCCAATAATTTCATGTGGTG is drawn from uncultured Desulfobacter sp. and contains these coding sequences:
- a CDS encoding Crp/Fnr family transcriptional regulator, with translation MEENLLAHLQRPEFAELYAVLKKRSYPKGAFICQPDGGENQIFIVAGGRARVYLGYEDKEFNIGILSQGDIYSSHTRAFVQALDDIDVLAADTQTFGQKMLDDPEVAKAMVGILGSMLKNSFTIIENLIFKDVNSRLVGLLVNEAKKHGTPGADGGIIIKIDLSVEQIAFLVGSTRQTVSTFLNQLSRQGVIKKMGRGKFFISDLAGLETLQNSGSV